In the Passer domesticus isolate bPasDom1 chromosome 4, bPasDom1.hap1, whole genome shotgun sequence genome, one interval contains:
- the CDKL2 gene encoding cyclin-dependent kinase-like 2 isoform X1 yields MDKYQVLGLVGEGSYGMVTKCRNRESGQVVAVKKFLESDDDAAVRKIALREIKLLKQLRHENLVNLLDVCKRKKRWYLVFEFVDHTVLNDLEDSPNGLDCDRVRKYLFQILRAIAFCHSHNTGSLPDFLFPAQIIHRDIKPENILVSQSGVVKLCDFGFARPLATSGEVYTDYVATRWYRAPELLVGDSKYGRPVDVWAVGALITEMLTGEALFPGDSDIDQLYHITKCLGNLIPRQQELFYKNPLFAGMKLPEVKELESLEKRYPKLPRDALDLAKECLQIDPDKRPSCAELLQGEFFNRDGFAERFTQELKQMIQKDARDHQFQKKSKISKRDVLEERKTISVQDFSMGPRSKDGKQIKSKPSKADAEKADRSSKLSFLYDNTIYPFKFSPQTNLKDSSSSLDYAKSLGTFIPPITQNFSPTFGMGSGPGSLNYRLDEKSKKYLNPLLKARKPSPVGRCNVSLTPVTNEKPILQASKKKWEFHKTDVRLPELNHLPELRGAEARHLKFLKKENRTFAESQVPSLAGIDLHNSSLPSQQLSGTLMPDASEASFPRVEQ; encoded by the exons ATGGACAAGTAccaggtgctggggctggtgggCGAGGGCAGCTACGGCATGGTGACCAAGTGCAGGAACCGGGAGAGCGGGCAGGTCGTGGCCGTCAAGAAGTTCCTGGAGAGCGACGACGACGCGGCGGTGAGGAAGATCGCCCTGAGGGAGATCAAGCTGCTCAAG CAACTGAGGCACGAGAATCTGGTGAACCTGTTGGATGTGTGTAAGAGGAAGAAGCGGTGGTACCTGGTGTTTGAGTTTGTGGATCACACGGTGCTCAATGACCTCGAGGACTCTCCCAATGGACTGGACTGCGACAGGGTTCGGAAATACTTATTTCAGATTCTGAGAGCAATTGCCTTTTGTCACAGCCATAAT ACAGGGAGTTTGCCTGACTTCCTTTTCCCCGCGCAGATAATCCATCGGGATATTAAgccagagaacatcctggtttCCCAGTCAGGAGTTGTGAAACTCTGCGACTTCGGGTTTGCCCGGCCCTTGGCGACTTCTGGGGAAGTTTACACGGACTACGTGGCGACCCGCTGGTACAGGGCCCCGGAGCTGCTGGTGGGGGACAGCAAGTACGGCAG GCCTGTGGACGTGTGGGCTGTTGGTGCCCTGATCACAGAAATGCTTACAGGAGAGGCCCTTTTCCCTGGAGACTCAGACATTGACCAGCTCTACCATATCACCAAGTGCCTGG GTAACTTGATTCCAAGACAACAGGAGTTATTCTATAAAAACCCCCTCTTTGCTGGCATGAAGTTGCCCGAGGTGAAGGAGCTGGAATCCCTGGAGAAACGCTATCCCAAGCTCCCTCGTGACGCACTGGATTTAGCCAAG GAGTGCTTGCAGATTGACCCAGACAAGAGACCGTCCTGCGCCGAACTCCTGCAGGGCGAGTTCTTCAACAGGGACGGCTTTGCTGAAAG ATTTACTCAGGAGCTTAAACAAATGATCCAGAAAGATGCCAGAGACCATCAGTtccaaaaaaaatctaaaatcagTAAAAGAGACGttttagaagaaagaaaaaccatCAGCGTCCAG GATTTCAGCATGGGCCCAAGGAGCAAAGATGGAAAGCAGATAAAGAGCAAGCCTTCTAAAGCTGATGCAGAGAAAGCAGATCGATCCTCCAAGCTGAGCTTCCTTTATGACAACACAATCTACCCATTTAAATTCAGCCCTCAGACCAACCTGAAAgattccagcagcagcctggactACGCCAAGAGCTTGGGCACATTTATCCCTCCCATCACCCAGAACTTCTCTCCTACGTTTGGGATGGGGTCTGGGCCTGGGAGCCTGAATTACAG ACTTGAtgaaaagagtaaaaaatacTTGAACCCCTTGCTAAAGGCACGGAAGCCTTCTCCAGTGGGGCGATGCAATGTCAGCTTGACACCG GTTACTAATGAAAAACCCATCCTTCAGGCAAGtaagaaaaaatgggaattccaCAAGACAGATGTGCGTTTGCCAGAACTAAATCATCTCCCCGAGCTGAGGGGAGCGGAAG CTCGGCATCTCAAATTTCTGAAGAAGGAAAATAGAACGTTTGCAGAGTCCCAAGTCCCCTCCCTCGCTGGTATCGACCTTCATAACTCAAGTCTGCCTTCACAGCAG CTGTCAGGGACCTTGATGCCAGATGCATCAGAAGCCAGCTTCCCCAGGGTCGAGCAGTAG
- the CDKL2 gene encoding cyclin-dependent kinase-like 2 isoform X2 — protein MDKYQVLGLVGEGSYGMVTKCRNRESGQVVAVKKFLESDDDAAVRKIALREIKLLKQLRHENLVNLLDVCKRKKRWYLVFEFVDHTVLNDLEDSPNGLDCDRVRKYLFQILRAIAFCHSHNIIHRDIKPENILVSQSGVVKLCDFGFARPLATSGEVYTDYVATRWYRAPELLVGDSKYGRPVDVWAVGALITEMLTGEALFPGDSDIDQLYHITKCLGNLIPRQQELFYKNPLFAGMKLPEVKELESLEKRYPKLPRDALDLAKECLQIDPDKRPSCAELLQGEFFNRDGFAERFTQELKQMIQKDARDHQFQKKSKISKRDVLEERKTISVQDFSMGPRSKDGKQIKSKPSKADAEKADRSSKLSFLYDNTIYPFKFSPQTNLKDSSSSLDYAKSLGTFIPPITQNFSPTFGMGSGPGSLNYRLDEKSKKYLNPLLKARKPSPVGRCNVSLTPVTNEKPILQASKKKWEFHKTDVRLPELNHLPELRGAEARHLKFLKKENRTFAESQVPSLAGIDLHNSSLPSQQLSGTLMPDASEASFPRVEQ, from the exons ATGGACAAGTAccaggtgctggggctggtgggCGAGGGCAGCTACGGCATGGTGACCAAGTGCAGGAACCGGGAGAGCGGGCAGGTCGTGGCCGTCAAGAAGTTCCTGGAGAGCGACGACGACGCGGCGGTGAGGAAGATCGCCCTGAGGGAGATCAAGCTGCTCAAG CAACTGAGGCACGAGAATCTGGTGAACCTGTTGGATGTGTGTAAGAGGAAGAAGCGGTGGTACCTGGTGTTTGAGTTTGTGGATCACACGGTGCTCAATGACCTCGAGGACTCTCCCAATGGACTGGACTGCGACAGGGTTCGGAAATACTTATTTCAGATTCTGAGAGCAATTGCCTTTTGTCACAGCCATAAT ATAATCCATCGGGATATTAAgccagagaacatcctggtttCCCAGTCAGGAGTTGTGAAACTCTGCGACTTCGGGTTTGCCCGGCCCTTGGCGACTTCTGGGGAAGTTTACACGGACTACGTGGCGACCCGCTGGTACAGGGCCCCGGAGCTGCTGGTGGGGGACAGCAAGTACGGCAG GCCTGTGGACGTGTGGGCTGTTGGTGCCCTGATCACAGAAATGCTTACAGGAGAGGCCCTTTTCCCTGGAGACTCAGACATTGACCAGCTCTACCATATCACCAAGTGCCTGG GTAACTTGATTCCAAGACAACAGGAGTTATTCTATAAAAACCCCCTCTTTGCTGGCATGAAGTTGCCCGAGGTGAAGGAGCTGGAATCCCTGGAGAAACGCTATCCCAAGCTCCCTCGTGACGCACTGGATTTAGCCAAG GAGTGCTTGCAGATTGACCCAGACAAGAGACCGTCCTGCGCCGAACTCCTGCAGGGCGAGTTCTTCAACAGGGACGGCTTTGCTGAAAG ATTTACTCAGGAGCTTAAACAAATGATCCAGAAAGATGCCAGAGACCATCAGTtccaaaaaaaatctaaaatcagTAAAAGAGACGttttagaagaaagaaaaaccatCAGCGTCCAG GATTTCAGCATGGGCCCAAGGAGCAAAGATGGAAAGCAGATAAAGAGCAAGCCTTCTAAAGCTGATGCAGAGAAAGCAGATCGATCCTCCAAGCTGAGCTTCCTTTATGACAACACAATCTACCCATTTAAATTCAGCCCTCAGACCAACCTGAAAgattccagcagcagcctggactACGCCAAGAGCTTGGGCACATTTATCCCTCCCATCACCCAGAACTTCTCTCCTACGTTTGGGATGGGGTCTGGGCCTGGGAGCCTGAATTACAG ACTTGAtgaaaagagtaaaaaatacTTGAACCCCTTGCTAAAGGCACGGAAGCCTTCTCCAGTGGGGCGATGCAATGTCAGCTTGACACCG GTTACTAATGAAAAACCCATCCTTCAGGCAAGtaagaaaaaatgggaattccaCAAGACAGATGTGCGTTTGCCAGAACTAAATCATCTCCCCGAGCTGAGGGGAGCGGAAG CTCGGCATCTCAAATTTCTGAAGAAGGAAAATAGAACGTTTGCAGAGTCCCAAGTCCCCTCCCTCGCTGGTATCGACCTTCATAACTCAAGTCTGCCTTCACAGCAG CTGTCAGGGACCTTGATGCCAGATGCATCAGAAGCCAGCTTCCCCAGGGTCGAGCAGTAG
- the RCHY1 gene encoding RING finger and CHY zinc finger domain-containing protein 1, which translates to MATAGASQGGEPGCEPGCEHYRRGCRLRAPCCGKLYPCRLCHDGAEEHQLDRFRVSEVQCIRCRLLQKAQQRCEGCGSLFGEYYCDICHLFDRDKKQYHCQECGICRIGPKEDFFHCSKCNLCLSLSLQGKHKCIENVSRQDCPICLEDIHTSRVGAHVLPCGHLLHRTCYDEMLKEGYRCPLCMHSALDMTRYWRQLDTEVAQTPMPSEYQNMMVEILCNDCNARSTVQFHLLGMKCQSCASYNTAQDGRCRLSLEEQ; encoded by the exons aTGGCCACGGCGGGGGCATCGCAGGGAGGCGAGCCGGGATGCGAGCCGGGATGCGAGCACTACCGGCGGGGCTGCCGGCTGCGG GCGCCGTGCTGCGGGAAGCTGTACCCGTGCCGGCTGTGCCACGACGGCGCCGAGGAGCACCAGCTGGACCGGTTCCGGGTGTCCGAGGTGCAGTGCATCCGCTGCCGGCTCCTGCAGAAG GCCCAGCAGCGCTGCGAGGGCTGTGGCAGCCTCTTTGGGGAGTACTACTGTGACATCTGCCACCTGTTTGACCGTGACAAGAAGCAGTACCACTGCCAGGAGTGCGGCATCTGCAG GATTGGCCCCAAGGAGGATTTCTTCCACTGCTCCAAGTGTAATTTGTGCCTCAGCCTGAGTCTCCAAGGAAAGCACAAG tGTATTGAAAATGTCTCCAGGCAGGACTGTCCAATATGTTTGGAG GATATTCATACATCTCGTGTTGGAGCCCATGTTCTGCCGTGTGGTCACCTTCTTCACAG GACATGTTACGACGAAATGCTAAAGGA AGGCTACAGGTGTCCTCTGTGCATGCACTCGGCGTTGGACATGACCAGGTACTGGCGCCAGCTGGACACCGAAGTGGCGCAGACTCCCATGCCCAGCGAGTACCAGAACATGATGGTGGAG ATCCTCTGCAACGACTGCAATGCCCGCTCCACGGTGCAGTTCCACCTGCTGGGCATGAAGTGCCAGAGCTGTGCGTCCTACAACACGGCGCAGGACGGGCGGTGCCGGCTGTCCTTGGAGGAGCAGTGA
- the PARM1 gene encoding prostate androgen-regulated mucin-like protein 1, with protein sequence MGCCCRRLLFLALLLLLPAGLGHGSPESPLIPIRPPLLWGGVPAKPDPRDVPTPAPGQPELPSSGDRTPSRPLQGHGHNASSPAAAASPAPVPVSPTAEGPWLPPAPAPRTAHAASPAGSTTGEGAAASPPAPAVPPAPSSRASSHSSQPTWAPGTGLAPTPGLVSPAATRPPLLPKDVPSLGTPAVASSLAVEPTSPPVTVPSPTEAEATAWQESTGVTVEEVPRALSAGSIVAITVTVIVVVVLVFGAAAYLKIRHSSYGRLLDDHDYGSWGNYNNPLYDDS encoded by the exons atgggctgctgctgccgccgcctgCTCTTCctcgccctcctcctcctcctcccggcAG GACTGGGCCATGGCTCCCCAGAGTCACCCCTCATCCCCATCCGCCCCCCCTTGCTCTGGGGGGGTGTCCCAGCGAAGCCGGaccccagggatgtccccacGCCGGCTCCAGGCCAGCCCGAGCTGCCCTCCTCCGGAGACAGGACACCCTCCAGGCCCCTGCAGGGGCACGGCCACAACGCCAGCAGCCCGGCGGCAGCAGCGTCCCCCGCCCCTGTCCCCGTGAGCCCCACAGCAGAGGGTCCCTGGCTGCCGCCCGCCCCGGCTCCCCGGACAGCGCACGCCGCCAGCCCGGCAGGAAGCACCACGGGTGAGGGGGCAGCCgccagccccccagccccggctgTGCCACCGGCCCCCTCCTCCCgtgccagcagccacagcagccagcccaccTGGGCCCCCGGCACGGGCCTGGCCCCCACGCCCGGCCTCGTCAGCCCGGCCGCCACCCGGCCGCCGCTGCTGCCCAAGGatgtcccctccctggggacaccggCCGTGGCATCCAGCCTGGCCGTGGAGCCGACGTCCCCCCCAGTGACTGTGCCGAGCCCCACGGAGGCCGAGGCCACGGCCTGGCAGGAAAGCACGGGGGTGACCGTGGAGGAGGTGCCGCGCGCCCTGAGCGCAG GGAGCATCGTGGCCATAACCGTGACGGTCATcgtggtggtggtgctggtgtTCGGGGCAGCCGCCTACCTCAAGATCAG GCACTCCTCCTACGGAAGGCTTCTGGACGACCACGACTACGGCTCCTGGGGCAACTACAACAACCCTCTCTACGATGATTCCTAG
- the BTC gene encoding probetacellulin isoform X1 codes for MEAAAAPAPGGGPGTLLLCLALASGLALFSCVGADTNTTAGTEGLSCGTARACTGNGTQPRRQSHFSRCPEEFQHYCVKGRCRFLVAEQAPACVCERGYTGARCERVDLFYLRGDQGQIVIISLIVAIGALIILVVGICLCSQCWEVPGTFLWKAGVIPFCGSSAGHCRRQRRKRKAEEMETLNKDGPSRSEDVRETGIA; via the exons atggaggcggcggcggccccggccccgggcggcggccccggcaccctgctgctctgcctggcccTGGCCTCCG GCTTGGCACTCTTCAGCTGCGTGGGCGCCGACACCAACACCACGGCGGGCACCGAGGGGCTCAGCTGCGGCACGGCCAGGGCGTGCACAG GGAACGGCACGCAGCCGCGGCGGCAGAGCCACTTCTCCCGCTGCCCGGAGGAGTTCCAGCACTACTGCGTCAAGGGCAGGTGCCGCTTCCTCGTGGCCGAGCAGGCGCCGGCTTGTGT GTGCGAGCGGGGCTACACCGGGGCTCGCTGCGAGAGGGTGGATCTGTTCTACCTGCGAGGGGACCAGGGCCAGATCGTCATCATCTCCCTGATCGTCGCCATCGGCGCCCTCATCATCCTCGTCGTCGGCATCTGCCTCTGCAGCCA GTGTTGGGAGGTGCCTGGGACATTCCTTTGGAAAGCAGGTGTGATCCCCTTCTGTGGATCTTCTGCAGG CCACTGTCGGAGGCAGCGTAGGAAGAGGAAGGCAGAAGAGATGGAAACGCTGAACAAGGACGGACCTTCCAGAAGTGAAGACGTGCGGGAAACGGGCATCGCGTGA
- the BTC gene encoding probetacellulin isoform X2 — MEAAAAPAPGGGPGTLLLCLALASGLALFSCVGADTNTTAGTEGLSCGTARACTGNGTQPRRQSHFSRCPEEFQHYCVKGRCRFLVAEQAPACVCERGYTGARCERVDLFYLRGDQGQIVIISLIVAIGALIILVVGICLCSHHCRRQRRKRKAEEMETLNKDGPSRSEDVRETGIA, encoded by the exons atggaggcggcggcggccccggccccgggcggcggccccggcaccctgctgctctgcctggcccTGGCCTCCG GCTTGGCACTCTTCAGCTGCGTGGGCGCCGACACCAACACCACGGCGGGCACCGAGGGGCTCAGCTGCGGCACGGCCAGGGCGTGCACAG GGAACGGCACGCAGCCGCGGCGGCAGAGCCACTTCTCCCGCTGCCCGGAGGAGTTCCAGCACTACTGCGTCAAGGGCAGGTGCCGCTTCCTCGTGGCCGAGCAGGCGCCGGCTTGTGT GTGCGAGCGGGGCTACACCGGGGCTCGCTGCGAGAGGGTGGATCTGTTCTACCTGCGAGGGGACCAGGGCCAGATCGTCATCATCTCCCTGATCGTCGCCATCGGCGCCCTCATCATCCTCGTCGTCGGCATCTGCCTCTGCAGCCA CCACTGTCGGAGGCAGCGTAGGAAGAGGAAGGCAGAAGAGATGGAAACGCTGAACAAGGACGGACCTTCCAGAAGTGAAGACGTGCGGGAAACGGGCATCGCGTGA